A stretch of DNA from Chlorogloeopsis sp. ULAP01:
TCTGTGGGTCTTTGGCAACAATATCGAAGACCGTTTAGGTCATATCAAATATCTCATTTTTTACTTGAGTTGTGGTGCTTTAGCTGCCTTATGCCAGTGGTTTATCAATATGAATTCTGCTATTCCTTCCTTAGGCGCAAGCGGAGCTATTTCTGGTGTTTTAGGGGCATACTTAATTCGTTTTCCCCAATCTCAAATTCTCAGCTTAGTTTTCTTAGGTTTTTTCGTCACCACAATCAGAGTTCCTGCCATTCTACTGATAGGGTTATTTTTTATCCAGAATGTCATCGCTGGTTTTGCCGCTCTACAAACAGCTGCCAATATGACTATGGAGACAGGGGGAGTTGCTTACTGGGCCCATATTGGTGGCTTTGTGTTTGGGATTATACTCGCTCCCTTATTTGGATTATTTAAACAGGATTAGAGCTAGAAGATAATTTTTGTTGTGACCACTCTTAACTGAGTGGTCACTTTTTTTGATGAAGTTAAATCATCCAATATTTACAAGAATTGGTAAAATTTTTACCAATTAAGTATCACTAATTATCAAGCGTCACGATACAGTTTCTAGACTAATGACATATTCGAGCAGACCTTCACAAGCATCGACGAGCAAATCGATCACTCGCTCAAATCCCTCTGCACCGCCGTAGTAAGGATCTGGAACTTCTTTGAGAGTATGTCTGGAGCAAAAATCACACATTAGACGTACTTTATGGTGATGTTGCCCAGTCGGATCGAGATAGAGGATGTCCTCATAATTTTCTCGATCCATCGCCAAAATCAAATCAAAGTCTTGAAAATCCAATTCTTGAAACTGGCGAGCACGACCACGCATTTTTATTCCTAACTTTTGAGCAGCTGCAACGCTCATGCGTCGATCTGGGGGGCTACCAATGTGATAGCTAGATGTTCCAGCAGAGTCGCAGATAATGCGATCGCGCAGTGGCGATCCAGAAGATTGACTCCACTCAGACTGCTCGATCAGATGATTCATAATATTTTCTGCTGCTGGCGATCGGCAAATATTCCCCAGGCAGACAAATAAAAGCTTGTAAGCCATAGATTTTCTTATCCTTTGTCCTCTCTTACAAAGTTCTGAGCCTCCTTGTGGAGGAGCTTGCGCTAACGCCGGTAGCTGGCGCACCCTGCGGGAAGCCGCAAGGGCGTCTACAGACTTTGCGCTTTGTCATTAGGATAAGACAAATGACAAATGACAAACTAAGAATCACTATTTACTGAAAACCAGGAAGTTCCAACCCACTGGTCAATTCTTCCATGCGTTCCCGCATTGTTGCCGTGGACTTATTGTAGGCATCTTTCATTGCTGCCGTAATGAGATCGGAAAGTACCTCTGCTCCTTCATTGAG
This window harbors:
- a CDS encoding rhomboid family intramembrane serine protease; this translates as MFPLHDNNPTRITPYLTYGLIGMNILVFFHQLSLSRPGLEQFLQQYAVVPQQLTANFAGEWPTLFTSQFLHGGWWHLISNMVFLWVFGNNIEDRLGHIKYLIFYLSCGALAALCQWFINMNSAIPSLGASGAISGVLGAYLIRFPQSQILSLVFLGFFVTTIRVPAILLIGLFFIQNVIAGFAALQTAANMTMETGGVAYWAHIGGFVFGIILAPLFGLFKQD
- a CDS encoding low molecular weight protein-tyrosine-phosphatase produces the protein MAYKLLFVCLGNICRSPAAENIMNHLIEQSEWSQSSGSPLRDRIICDSAGTSSYHIGSPPDRRMSVAAAQKLGIKMRGRARQFQELDFQDFDLILAMDRENYEDILYLDPTGQHHHKVRLMCDFCSRHTLKEVPDPYYGGAEGFERVIDLLVDACEGLLEYVISLETVS